The DNA window TGCCGACCACTAAAATAATTTGCCAAATGCGGCCGAGCTCAATATATTCCCAACCTTGATGGCCAAACAGGAACCATTTGTTTCCTAAATAGCCGTTGACGCCGAGCCATTGGCCGATCATGCTGCCCCCGACAAGGACAACAAGCGCCCAAAAGAGCAAATCGACAAGCAACCCTTGCTTTTTCGGTTCTTGCCCACCGACAAGCGGAGCGATGAAAATCCCCATGCCAAGCCAAGCGGTGGCAATCCAGAAAATCGCCAGTTGCAAGTGATATCCTTTGGCAATGTTAAACGGCAATACGTCATGGATCCATTTGATGCCAAAGAAGCTGTCCGGTTCTGTATAATAGTGAGCAAGCAATGCCCCGAACATCGTTTGGACGAAAAAGAGCGCCGATACGACGACGAAATATTTACCCGCTTTCACCTGCGACGGGGTAAGCGGCTGCCGCCGCAAATCGATGACCGGAAACTTCCCTTCGGCATACGCTTCTTGCATGCTTAATTGGTAGCGATGGAACACGTACAAAATGATCCCGATAAACAAAATCAAAATCGTGACGCTCGCGCCGCTCCACCATACCGCGGAAAACGACATCGTATTGCCGGCGTCCTCATAGTACGGCCAGTTGTTCGTATACGTAATCTCGTCGCCAATTCTGAGCGTGCTCGACAGCCAAGCCGTCCAGAAGAAAAAGTCGGCAATTTGTTGAATTTGATCCCCATCCGCAACCCAAGCGCGATCCGCTTTTGGCATGTCGCTTTCTTTGATCAATCCTTTTTTCAATCCCCAGCCGTCACCATTGGTGAAAACGTCGCGGTAATAGTCGCGCACTTTTTCCAACCCGTGGACTTGTGCATCTGTCAAGACAAGCACATCCGTAACCGGATTGTAGCGGTTTTTCCGCATCTCTTTAATCACTTGTTCACGGATGATCGACTTCTCATCGTCCGTTAAATCGGCAAACGGTTTGTGATACCGTTCTTTCGCCTTGTAATCTTGCATGCCTTCCGTGTACACTTTCAGCGCTTCCGCCGTATAGTCCGGCCCCATATACGACCCGTGGCCAAGCACCGTACCATAATCCATCAATCCATATTTTTGGAACACAGCTTGCCCGCCGACGATCGTTTCTTTCGTCATCAACACTTGGCCGCTTTCACTGCGCACTTCTTTCGGCCTTGGCGCCATTTCTTTAAAAATCCAATATCCGCCGACGAGCAGGACGGTAAAGCTAATTAAAATAGTGAAAATGAGAATCGATTTAAGAAAACTGTTGGTTGTTTGCCACCCAGGCCGGATGTTCGGGCGGACCGTTCGGTTCACTTCCATGTGAGGCAACCTCCTTCTCGTTTGTTCGCCCCCATTGTAGCGCGCTGATCGTTTGGCAGTTTGTGAGCCGAGACAAATGTCAACTATGATTTATATCACAGCTTCAACGTGTGAGAATTTATACAATGAAGGCAGAAAGGGCCAAACGGCGCGGATGTTCGAAAACCGTCGCCTTCTGTTCCAACAAACAGCTGCCACACATTTGTCACATTTTCTGAGCTGTCACGTTTTTGTCACCTTTTTAAAGGAGAGAACGCCATGGCGAACCATTGGATGAAAGATCGCTTAAAAACGGTTCCGTTGTTTCGCGAACTGTCCGATTACGAGCTCGAATCGCTTGTCGCCATTTCCCATGTGCGCGTCTACAAGCCGCGGACGTTTGTCTTTATGCAAGGCGACCCGTTAGAACGCGTCTATTTCATTCATTCCGGCACGGTAAAAATTTATAAAACGGACTTCAGCGGGAAAGAGCAAATCGTCTCGATTTTACAGACGGGGGAAATGTTTCCGCACGCCGGCTTTTTCTTAAAAGGCGCGTACCCGGCTCACGCCGAAGTGGCGGAAGAAGCGACATTGATCGCCATTCCGATCCATGATTTCGAACAAGTGCTGATGGCCAGCCCTGAGCTATGCATGAAACTGTTTCGCGTCATGGGCGAAAAAATCGTTGACTTGCAAAACCGGCTCGAAGCGCAAGTGCTCCATAATACGTACGAACAAATCGTGCTGCTTTTGTTGCGGCTGACGCGGACGAATGCCGTCAAACAAGGGAAGTGGCACCGTCTCACCGCCCATGTGACAAACCGCGAGCTGGCCAACATGATCGGCACCGCCCGCGAAACGGTCAGCCGGACGTTGAGCCAGCTGAAACGGAAAGGGTTGATCAATGTCGACGAACACGGCTTTTATTTGATCGATCAGGAAGGGCTTGAGCAAGAAATCTTTTTCTAATCCCTTTTGTCTAAAATGCGGCTCATCGCGGAAATGGGGATGAATGCCGCTCTCGCCCCGCTTGAGAGCCAGATGGCGAGGGAATGATTGGGCATCGCACGTTCAGAACAAACCATCCATCTTTCTCGAACCAGCGGCAGACACATCGTGTTCCGACCGCATGGTTGTGAGCTATATCACAACATTCAACAATGAAAATGATTATCATAATAGCAAAAAGGAGGGAATGTGGATGGCCACAACGATTGAACTCGATGTGCGCGAAGATTTGCGGCAAAAGCGGGAACCGTTTGAAAAAATTATGAACGCCATCAAGCCGCTGCAGTCGGGTGATACGTTCATTTTACACGCCCCGTTCAAGCCGCTGCCGCTGTTTCCGATTATGAAAGCGAAAGGATTTACGTACGAAGCGGAACAAATCGAAAAAAAACATTGGAAAGTAACGTTTGTGAAGCAGGGGGGATGACCGATGATCCTCGATAACCGCGGACTCGAGCCGCCGCAGCCGATGATGCGGACGCTCGCTGCCCTCGCTAAGCTGAATCCTGGCGAGACGCTGACGATCATTAACGACCGCCGACCGATGTTTTTGTACGAGCAGCTTGATGAGCTTGGCTACCGGCACGAGACGACCGCACGTGAAGACGGCAGCTTTGAAATTCGAATTATGAAAGGATGAGCGCCATGTTTCCGGCCCGCACCGGAACGGAAACGGACATCCGCCTTCCGTTTTCCTTTATCATTTTCGCCGTGCTGGCGTTCGCCGCATCGCAGCTTGTGCTGCTGGCGGGCGTTCCCGCAATGAGCGGCGGCGCGTTCCGGCTGCCGCTCGTGTGGGCGGCGGCCCATTTGGCCTTGCTTGGCTTCGCCTTAATGGCAGCGATGGGGGCGATGTACCAGCTCGTTCCGGTCGCCTTTTTGACACCGATTTGGAGCGAGCGGCTCGGTTTTTGGCAGTTTGCGATCACCGCTCTCGGCATCGTCGCCTTTGCCGCCAGTTTAGCGTTTACGCCAAACCAAGCGTTTCTCTCTGGCTTGCTTCTGCTGTTCGGCATCGTGCTATTTGTCTGGCAAATGGCGATGACATTGAAACAACAAGGAAACAAAACGATCATGACGCTGTTTGTCGCGACTTCCTTGCTGTTTTTGCTGCTGACGGGCGCCGCCGGGACGTTGCTTGCCTTTCACTTTTTCGCCGCCACGGGCGCCAACAGTCATGAAACGGTGTTCGGCCTGCACGTGCTGTTTGGGCTGTGCGGCTGGTTTACCCTGCTCATTATGGGTTTTTCGTATAAAATGGTGCCGATGTTTTCCCTCGCCCACGGCTTTTCGATGCGCCCGGCGCGCTACGTCTATGCGCTGTATACGAGCGGCATGGCGGTGGGATTGATCAGCCTGTTCCTGCCGGGCGAGGCATGGATAGCCATCGGCGCCGCCTTGTTAACAGGCGGATTCGCTCTTTTTGCCTGGCACATTTATGCGATTTTGCAAAAGCGAATGAAAAAGGCGCTCGATCGCCCGTTTCGGTTTTCGTTATTCGCCATCGTCATCGGCCTTGGGCTGCACGTTGCCGCCTTTGCCGCCATCGTTGTCGG is part of the Geobacillus sp. 46C-IIa genome and encodes:
- a CDS encoding nitric-oxide reductase large subunit, encoding MEVNRTVRPNIRPGWQTTNSFLKSILIFTILISFTVLLVGGYWIFKEMAPRPKEVRSESGQVLMTKETIVGGQAVFQKYGLMDYGTVLGHGSYMGPDYTAEALKVYTEGMQDYKAKERYHKPFADLTDDEKSIIREQVIKEMRKNRYNPVTDVLVLTDAQVHGLEKVRDYYRDVFTNGDGWGLKKGLIKESDMPKADRAWVADGDQIQQIADFFFWTAWLSSTLRIGDEITYTNNWPYYEDAGNTMSFSAVWWSGASVTILILFIGIILYVFHRYQLSMQEAYAEGKFPVIDLRRQPLTPSQVKAGKYFVVVSALFFVQTMFGALLAHYYTEPDSFFGIKWIHDVLPFNIAKGYHLQLAIFWIATAWLGMGIFIAPLVGGQEPKKQGLLVDLLFWALVVLVGGSMIGQWLGVNGYLGNKWFLFGHQGWEYIELGRIWQIILVVGMLLWLVIVFRGVKRGLKRESDKGGLIHLLFYSAIAVPFFYIFAFFIEPDTNFTMADFWRWWIIHLWVEGIFEVFAVVVIGFLLVQMRLVTKKSTVRALYFQFTILLGSGVIGIGHHYYYNGSPEIWIALGAVFSALEVIPLTLLILEAYEQYKMMRDGGVNFLYKATFWFLISTAIWNLVGAGVLGFLINLPAVSYFEHGQFLTPAHGHGAMMGVYGMFAIAVLLYSLRNIVKPEAWNDKWLKFSCWMLNIGLAGMIAITLLPVGILQIKEAFVNGYWASRSPSFLQQDIVQNLLLVRFLPDTIFLIGVVALLVFAIKVLFHLRKPTHGEGEELPVANLAEEE
- a CDS encoding Crp/Fnr family transcriptional regulator, whose amino-acid sequence is MANHWMKDRLKTVPLFRELSDYELESLVAISHVRVYKPRTFVFMQGDPLERVYFIHSGTVKIYKTDFSGKEQIVSILQTGEMFPHAGFFLKGAYPAHAEVAEEATLIAIPIHDFEQVLMASPELCMKLFRVMGEKIVDLQNRLEAQVLHNTYEQIVLLLLRLTRTNAVKQGKWHRLTAHVTNRELANMIGTARETVSRTLSQLKRKGLINVDEHGFYLIDQEGLEQEIFF
- a CDS encoding DUF2249 domain-containing protein codes for the protein MATTIELDVREDLRQKREPFEKIMNAIKPLQSGDTFILHAPFKPLPLFPIMKAKGFTYEAEQIEKKHWKVTFVKQGG
- a CDS encoding DUF2249 domain-containing protein, producing the protein MILDNRGLEPPQPMMRTLAALAKLNPGETLTIINDRRPMFLYEQLDELGYRHETTAREDGSFEIRIMKG